Part of the Nitrospirota bacterium genome, AAGGGACCTTGCCTCGAGCGCTGTCCACCGTTCGTCTCCAGCTTCCGGAATCCAAGGCGGCCCTGTTCTATGCCTGGCACGCAGAATTTGTGTTGAAGGGACAGAACGGCAACGACCTGGAACGGACCGGAGAACTCCGCTGGTTTCTTCCGACCAACCCGAGCACGACGTTGTTCTCGATGCAACTGCAACATCTTGGTATTTTGAGCGTCACCAGACTGCCCACGAACCCGCGCTATGTTCAGGTGGAGATGTATTGCGAGAAGGTTGAGCCATTCTTCGCATAACGGATGTCGGACAGGTCTGCAGTGCCATGAGTAACGGCCTAGTTTTGACCGTGCGCGCGGTGGTCTTGAGGACCTGAGCGCCAGGCCGGTTCAGGAATGAACGTAGCGAAGTGATCAAGCGTGAGGTTCCACGTTCTCGATAAGACCATCATCTTTACTTAAAGGAGAGCGCGATGCGCACATGGTTAACAGGCTTCTTCATCGGATTCGTGTTCGCTATGACATCGGCCGCACTAGCGAACGACCCCAATCCCGAGGGCGCGTTACAATCGTCCACTCCAGCCGAGTCCGTCCCTTCCCTGCCAGACGATCAGGCTGTCGAATCCCGGGGCCTGGCCAAAATACGCACTCTCCTTCCGGATGAAATCGCCCTGGCGAAAATCGTGTTTCAGAATACCCTCAACTACAGCATAGTGAGGGTAACGGACACGCTCGGTCTCGGCGCCAAACCATGGACCACCAATAGCCCACCTCTGTACTTGCTGAATGTCGGCGGCAACTTTCCTAATCTCGCTGTGGACGACGACCGCAGGCGCCTCTTGATCCACGAACTGACCCACGTCTGGCAAGCACAACACCTTGTCCCGATTACCATGAATTCGGCGGTGCATCAGACGTTGAGCGCCATCAACAACGGAGGCGATGTCTCCGGCGCCTATGTCTATACCGCCGGAAAAGCCTGGGGACAGTACAACATCGAGCAGCAGGCCAGCATCGTCGCACATTGGTTCATGCCCTCGAATAGGTGTGTCCCCAACGGCGGCCCTTGTGGCGGCGGAATGAAGACTACGGATGCACGGTACCGCTACATCCGGGATAACATCCGGCAGAATAAGGCGTTCTGACAGAGAACTATTCCTTGGAAATACACCGATCAGTCACCAGAGAAGATCATTCACGGATTTAAAGTGTCGGAACCGTTGGCTTCAGATCCCAAGGAAAGAAGGGGATAGGCATGGTTCAGATCGATAGGTATTGTGAAACCATGAAGGTGATGCTGTAGATTGATCCTTCAATTATTCTAATGGAGCGTGCGATGACTACAACAGGACGCAATGTACTCATCTTGGCAACGGCCCTGCTCTTCTTCACTGGCGCGAGCGATTCCGGATGGGCAGAGACGGTAGACGGAATCGAATCTCGCGGGCTGAACCTCCCGCGTGTCATGATTCCTGCGCCACCACCTCCGGCCATGCAGCCTCTTTTCGTTCGCATGGCCGGAGAAGGACGAGGCACGGTGGCTGTTCCGCCAGCCAAAGCCTGCCCTCCCGCCTGCTCGGCAACCTATCCGCAAGGAACTCCGGTCGTCCTTGCGGCCATCCCCGCGCCTGGTTCCAGATTTGTCGGCTGGGGCGGCGACTGCCTGGGGATGGGGCCCTGCACATTGAGAATGGATCGGCCTCATACTGTTGAAGCTACGTTCAATACAGTTCTAAATTCGTCATCGCCCACACAGTCATCCGTGGGAACAACCATGACACTCTCTGCGCCTGTGCCCATTCCGATTCCCTACCCGAATGTCGGCGGGCCCGCGCTTGCGCCGGAGCTGGCAGCAATTAGCACCATGCTTGCGGACAACACACCGGCGAATGTGATCCTCGACGCCTGGAAAGCATATGTGACTCGCCGAGTGCAAGCCAAGCAGCCGGTCGATGTACCAGGCGCCATTCAACAGGTAAAGATGGGGGCCGAGGCACAAGTGAAATCCCGCATAGACATTGAGCGCGCGCACCTGGCGAGCAAGCGGGATGGCATGAACGAACTGAACCAGCAGTCGACCCTGGAGTTGCAACAACTCATGGATAAAAAAAGCAAGATGGAACAGATGATCTCAAACATGATGAAAGCGTTCAATGACCATGCGAATTCAATCGTTCAGAATTTAAAATAACGCGTCCGGTATCAGTAAAGTGAGGACATCATGAGAGGGTCGATCGTGGTTGTGGGCTTGCTGGACGCACTCACAGCATCCATCCTGGCGTCTGCCGCGGAGGAGGTCACGGAACAGGCCCGCTCGATTTGAAAGGCCCGTTTATCACGCTCAACGGCGGCACGAAACCGTTGGCCACCATTGGCAGCGCCGTGGGTAACGGCCTAGTATGACCGGTAGTCCGACGATCCTGGGGAACTAAGACCGACCCCGGTCGATTCGTGAGCATTGGTTCAGCAATAGAGATCTCGAGTGAGATGAACCTTGGTGTCTGACAAAACGACTATTGGAGTGGAGCGTACAAGTAGTGCCACCATTTTTTCATGTATTGAAAGGAGTCTTCATTATGGCCTCGGACAAGTCGCTCTCTGATCGTATCGTTCCAACCCCCTCTCGGCGTGATCTTTTTCGCACCGTCGGACTCGCTACAGGAGGAGCCATGCTGCTGGGGCTTCCGAAATTCATCGGAAGCTGGGGGGGCACGGCAGAGGCAGCGGTCGCACGTGCTGGCTCAGCAGTGAATCTCGCGCTGGAGTTGGATGGCGCGTCGGCTGGATTCGTACAAGCCGTCGAGGGCGGGAATGCCTTTGCCGATGTTCTGGTGGAGGCCGTGGGCCCGGATGGGATTCAGCGAAAGCGGCCGGGATCGGTCAAGTTCGAAGACATTATCATTCAGGTACCGTTTAACGGCGACGCCAAGCCCTTGAACAATTGGATCGCCGAGACACTTGGGAAAGCTCAAACGCCTAAGAACGGGGCGATCCAGTATATGGACTTCAACTTCACCGAGATGAAACGGCTTGAATTTTTCAACGCCGTTTTGACGGAAGTCACGTTGCCTGTTGCTGACCCTGCAGCCAGGAATCCCGAGTTCCTCACGCTTCGAATTACCCCGCAGACGACGCGCTTGACCGGGAGCACAGGAAAGAAATTGTCCGGGACAGGAACTAAATCGAAGGCAGTGCTTGCCAGTAATTTCCGTTTCAACGTGCAGGGGCTTGAGAAGGCCTGTGCGCGCATTGGTAAGGTCGAGTCGATTGTCGCGAAACGTCCTGTTGCAGGCAGCGCAGTCGGGCAAGACCGGCTCAAGCAATCGGCTCCCGGCGTGCTCGATTGTTCAATCGTTCGCCTCACGCTGCCGGAGGCCGATGCTGGCCCATTCTATAGCTGGTTCGATGATACAGTCGTGAAAGGTAAGCCAAGCGGCGAACTCGCCGGCCTGCTGGAATGGCTTGACCCGACCTTGAAAGTAGTCCTGGCCTCGGTCCAACTCGGTGGTCTGGGCATCGTTCGCTATGCGCCGGAACCGATCAATGCTGGCGCTGAAAGGCTTGGACAGGTGCAAGTCGATATGTATTGCGAAACGATGAATGTAACGATTCTGTGATCATGCGAATGAAGGGAAACGGTTCCGAGAAACCGTTTCCCTTCCGATTGGCAGGCCTTAGAAAGCCGCGCCTAGTTCTGGCTAATCTTCGAACCATTCAACGTCAGGCCCTTGCTGGATTTCAATGTGAGATTCCCGCTGCTGGTTACGGCAATGTCTTTTCCCTGGATATTTATATCTCCGGTACGTTGGATCGCCAGTAGGCCATCTCCCACCTGTATCGTTCCCGTCTGTGCTGCGACGAATCTGAATAGGGTGCCGGACTGGGTGACTAGGGATTTTCCTGCAACGATGACCGCATCGTCTCCGATTGTAAATTGTGCGTTCCGTTGGCTGGTGAGTGCAAAGTTCTGCCCGGATTTGAGTAACATGTCCTTGCCGGATTCCAGTACCAAGTTCCGGCCGACTTGTTGAACCAGGTCTGCGCCTGCCTGCAACTGAAACGACGTACCGGACGACAAGGTCACCGAAGACCCTGCCATTGTGATGCCGCTCGTGCCGAGGGTCAGCGCTTGAGCGCCAGACTGCAGGACGAGCCGTTCGTTCCCGGCCGTCACATCGAAGACCATCTCAGACATTTGTCCAGTCGACGATTGCGCCCGCAGGATCGAGAGATGCTTGTTGGCGGGAAGGGCGACGGGCGGCATGTCTTTCCCATTATAAAGACTACCGATGATCACAGGGCGGCTAGGATCACCGTGCTCAAATGCAATCGCAACTTCATCCCCGACATCCGGCAACCACATGGCTGTGCTTCCGACTCCCGTTGCAATTTGCGCGACTCTCACGAATCCGCTGTCTCCCGGATCGGTCTGCGTGGAATGCGATGGGCTTCTCCATGGGAATCGAATCCTGACTCGTCCAAACTGGTCGACATGTTTGGTTTCACCAGGGAGGCCGACCACAATGCCGGACACCACTCCGCTGACGATGGGCTTCGATGTGACGGGGAGGGGACGAAACACGATCTGCACGGGCAAACAGCGAAAGACATTGCGATAGTCTTTGGCCGTTCGCTGATGTTCCACCGCCGTAATCACATATTCCTGGTTGAAGTCAGCGCGGGGGTGTCCTGCCAAGAACATTCGTTGCCCGGCCTGTAGTTGCGGGTAGGTCGACTCTCCCTGGCATTGTTGCGCATCGGCGATCCTGGCGGCCAATCGGATAGTGGCTTGCGCCTGGGTATCGGCCTTGCTTTCGACACCGGCAGGAAAGATCCGTTCCGTCAGATCACCGAAGATCGGTGCCTGGGCTCCGGCAGTCAGGTCGGTGGTCGGGGTTTTCCAGTTGTAGTCGCCGGCTTGTATGTGCCCGCTATGGAGTGACTGGCCACGGCTGAATGAAGACACGGCTGGAGTGGAATTCGTGGAAAACAGCAGTTTGCCGGACGGCAAGAAGGGGAAGCCTGCATTGCCATCGCTGAAGACCACCTTGTCACCGTTGGGAGAAGGCTCGAAGTGGTAGTGAATGCCGGTGTCTTCGAGTAGTCGGGAGATGAATGCGAAATCGCTCTCTTGATATTGCACGGTCAGCTCACGGGCAGTGGCTGTGTTGCTCACGCGAGATTCCACGTTCGTCACGCCGGCTTCAGTAAGCAGTGTTTTGACGATGTCTGTCGCCATCATTCCGTAGAACGTTCGGCTCGTACTGCGATACTTCAGGCGATTCAGACTGGGAACCAGCCGAACCCGATATAGCCCTTGGACACCGGGGGCCTCCAGCTGTTCGATGCGTTCGATCATGCCGTTGACGGTCCGCCCGGGAAGCACTGCTATCGTGAGCGGTTGACCGACCACCAGCGAAAAATTGAGCGCTTTGTCAGGGGCCGCGACCGTGAGTTCAAACATGAATGGCTCCGACAACGCCTCCTTCCCTGTAAATTGAACTACCGTTCCCTGTGCAAGGGTATCCAGAGCAGGGTTGCCTGCCGCGTGACTGCCACCAGGCAGGACCGCGCAGAATCCGATGAGCAGGACTAGAAGGCAGCGACCATCCCGCATGAGATCCTCCTGAGGTAATTGTGGATCGATCTCTGCTGCCTGGGGTGCGCGACGAGCACCTCTGAAGTACCCGTCGCGCGATTCAGCATTTATCGTATGGGAGTGGCCGGCCTCATGCCGGGATTGGCCCGATGCTTTTCCTGTACCGCATTGAGTTTCTCCTGGATCGCATTGTCTTTTTGTTGAATTGAGTCGAGCTTATGTTGAACGGCTTTTTCTTTCATTTGTGTGCCGTCGATCTTGAATTGATTGGACGGGGCCATTTCACCTGGGGATGCCGCCAAGAGTTGCGGAACGTCGACTCCCAGCGACAATCCCAGCATGGCGACAGTTGCCGCGAGGGTGATGGCTTGGGCTGTTTCAGCCACGTAAGAGATATTGCCGGTTTTGTTCTCTGTTCTGTTCTGCTCGGTCATGGGGTCCTCCTTGGTTGGGAATGAACTGCTTCTATCCATGCTTCAATCGCACGCATGTGGACATCCATCTTTATGGAAGGATCGGTTGGTACGGCGAGATGCTGCTCTGCGCAATATCGTGTCGTGACCGCATCCACGTCCAGCCACACTGGCATCGGAGCCTGATGGTCTGTCATGAGGCGGTCGACGGCCTGCTCGACCTTCGTTCGCACGTCGGTATTGTGCTTGAGGCCCCGTCTGAGGACAGCGGCCATTTTTCCGAGGAGATCTAAATAGCGGTCTACCGCGTCGATATAGGGTTGGGCGCCTTGGGCCTGGAGGTATTCTTCCACCGTGCCTGCTATTCCATACCTGCCCTCGGTGTGTGGGTGCGGTGCCAATTCAGCGAACCATTCGTCGCCCTGGGTCGTGACGTGTCTGCCTAACGGATAGATTCGACAGACCAAGGGACGATCCGCATGGACGCCGCATCCGTCCTCTGTCAGAAATACGCAGGCGCCGTCTTCAACCCGTTTCAAGGCGGTGCCGGCGGAGTCCGTATATTGCGAGAGAAACTCCGATGTCCCGATGCCTCTATTGTGAGCCAACCGCGTCACCTCATAGGGATTGAGGTGGATGATTTTGTCATGGCAGCAGTGGTTGCAGGCGTGACAGCCATAGGAGAACGCGCTATCGCGTGTATAGCGCGCCTCCTGTGACCGGACGATTGGAAGATCTCGCATCGGCTCCTCGTTCTCAGCCGTGAGCATGGCGGGCAGGACGGTTCCAGTCGCTCCACCATCTCGCCAATGGCACAATCGCTACGGTACCAGCATGCTATCCATCGCCGCAGTCTTCGTCCTGTGATTCAGCAGTTCAATTTGTTGAAAGACAAACTCTACCGTCTCTGTCGGAAGTGACGCGATGGCTGTTCCCTGCGATTCAGAGTTATGTGAAATTGATGCCACGAAGGCGTTCGTCAGTTTGATTGTATGGTCAAGTGTCATCACGCCGTTTGGGTCGACTGAGAAGAAGTCGATTACCACTGTCGTTAACATCTCATTCTTCGTCAAGGCGCTGAATAGTTGCGTCGAGGAGGCTCCCCATGCCTTTTTAACCCTGATCGGTTTGTGGACACGCTTGCCAGTCGCCTGACCGCTTGCGGCATCACGTGGACTCACCACAGAATAGTCAAATGCGATTCCGGCGATCTTGCCTTCGAATCCCTTCCGAAGGACCTCCCCGTTGAACGGGCCTTGTGAGGCTCCGGTGATCGACACATAGAATTCAGGTGCGGCCTGCGCAACGCTCGTCGCCAATAGCACGAGCATGAATCCTGCGAGTGCAAGTCTGGCTATCTTTATCATTTTCATCATCGACCTCCTTGTTTGGGCACATGTGAATGGATACGTATGTCGTAAGCTTTTCCTTCTCTTGTCAATTCCAGCTAGCGTATCGGCCTCGGTCCCGTCGACGGCCCACCACCAGGAGAAGGCGGAGGCGTCGGTCCTTTGACGGCTGGCAATGGGCCTGTGCCTCCGCCGGTCTTGGGTCCGGTGATCACTCCGCCTGAAGTCCCTGGTAATGTGGTGCAGGGGCCATCCATACAGTCGGGACCGGCCTTCGGTTGCGTTCTGAGTTCCATCGGTTGGCCGCCGCCGATCCCGGTGGTGCGATTGCAGGGGCATACCTCCCCCTGCATGCAACGCATGGCAGCGCATTTCTGGTCCACGGCGCTGTTACGCGCGAGGTCGCCGGCCTGCATCATGCAGGACATGGCGCCGGGGATCGGCCCGGTCGCTTGAGAGGGATCGATGAGCGCGATCGTCGGATTCGGCGTGGGGGAGGGGCTTCCAGGATTCCGAACGCCGCCCATTCCGGCACCCGGCTGTCGGGGGTTCATATCCGATCCCATGGTGCATTGGTACAGCGATTTCGCGCGGGCTGCCGCGTTGGAGCCGGCACCGCACCCGCCCGCCGTGCCGTCATCATTTATCGTACGTTTATTGGCCTGGGGATCTGTCGTCACGCGGCCTTCGCGTGCTTTGTAATAGGCCTCGACGTCTCCGGTGTCGGCAAGGTTTCCTTGTGCGCTTCTCTCCTGCAGAATCTGCAGGGTGCCTCTCGCGGCATCGGCACCTTCCGGACTGGCGCCTTGTGCCAGAGTATCGACCACCGGGGGCGTCTTATCGAACACGGCGACCACCACGCTGACCACGACATCTTTCACTTTCCCTGCCGCATCCTTGATCTTGTCCCACGCGCCTGGTTCCTTCGTTGTCGTCTCTGTGGTCGGGGTCGTAGTGGTATCACCCTCTGCGCTCAACGCGCAGAACTTGTCTCGAATGCCAGGCTGCTGCGAGGCTTGCTTGGCCAGGTCTCCCGGTGCCGTGCGCGGATCGACCGTCATTCCCGCAATGGCTTTGGACATGCAGGCGAACTGTCCGCGGATACCGGAGGACTTCACACTATCGAGGACGCAGGATACGCCGCTCGTCGGGATACCTCCTGGCGGCGTCATCATGCCGGCGCCACCCTTGCTGCTCCCGCCGCCACCCGGCGTCCCCGGATCAGGGCAGACGAACCCTGTGGCCGACATATTGAGCAGATTGCAGGCGCCACGGCCATAGTTGTCGAGTCGCTGCATGGACCAGAGCAGGCGATCCATCCCGTCCTGGAAGCCGCTCTGAACCATCATTCCGCGTTCGAAGTCATACAGCCACAAGCCCAGATCTCGACGCGGGTAGGTCGCCATCAACGACTGGATTTTTTGGTGGTCGATGTTGACCATCGGCAGCCACCAGCTTTGTCCGGTGTATTGCAACTGGTCAAAGCTCTGCATCCCCAGGTTCAAGACACCCTGTACCGCGATCTGCGCCTGGGGCGCCGGCAACAGCGTCACCGCCCGATGGACATACATGGCCAGGGCGAATTCAACCCCCCGAGCCCCTTCACGAGTCAAACATTGCGAACGGTCCTGGAACTGACTGAGGAAGCGTGCTGCATCTCCATATTTCGTGAGCGCCACCGCTTGAATCGTATTCTTGACTAGAACCTCGAGACCCAGGTTGCCCTGGCAGGTCGGATCTTGCAACGTGGTCGGTGCCGCCTGGATACGATAGTAGAACGCCGCCCGTTGCCAGGTGATATCCCACAAGGCATCCCACGTTTGTGGCAGACTTGGTGCCGGCCTCGCTTGTGCCAGCGGCTGAAGCGGGAGACTCTGAAGAGGCGTCCGCATCCCTGGTACGGCACGGCTTTCTGCCTCGCCTTCGTTATCGGTGGCCAAGGAACGAACCTGTGGCCTGACCGCTTGGATCGCCTCAGATTGGCCGGATGGAATACTCGAATCGGCCCCCGCGGCGAAGGTGCCCGGCGTTTGACTGGCCAAGAGCGCGAGGAGCAGGCCTGCACTCCCGAGGAAGGACATACGCGGTCTGTCATGGGTCATGAATGGCTCCTTCAGCGGATTGTCTGAAACTCGTCCGTCGTCCTACGGCACCACCACGCCGTCCGCGACTCCCTTGGGACCCACGATGCGGACTGCGAAAGTGTAATAGACGTGCGAATAGTTAGCGAAGGGTGCGGGATTCATCCACCATCGCACATTGAGGTAAGGCCAATCGGTGCCTTTTTTGATTTCCCAGACATAGGCTCCACCTGTGCAGAAGTTGAACCCATAAAGCTGATACTCGCAGTACACAAATGCTTCGTCTGAGACCCAGCCGTTCTTCAGCCGCGTATTGCCAAAGAACACGTCATTGTCCTTGAATCCAGCGATGAAGTTGGCACTGGCGCGTTTAATCTTATTTGCGGGAGAGGCCTCGTCGACCGGCCACTTCAGCACCCGGTCCATCGTGGCTCTGATCTCACGAATCTCCAATGTTGGATTGAATCGAAACGGCACCAGGTTGCTGTTGACGTTGCCGGTGGTCCTCTTGAGGTAGACCGTGCCGTTGAACCCAAGCACGCCGGTTGCCTCCGGCACCGTTGTAAAGATTTGAGTATCGTTCCAGATCACTCCGGCCGGGGCGACGAGATCTTTTCCAGGACCGATGACGAAGTGCACCTCGCCTCCCGTACCAAACCCACTCCCATTGATGAGAAGCGGATCGCCAGGCTGGCCTTGCGTCACGCTGAGTGAGGCGATTACGGGGTTCGGCATGACCGATTGGGGGCCAGATGTCGAGCCCACGCCTTGAATGGGCTGCGCAGAAGAGGCCGTCGACGGTGGGACAATCGCTCCGAGTTTTTGCCCTGTCGTGGTATCCAATGGCTGTTTCATGATGCCGATCATCTGATCTCCACGCAATGCGCGTGTGCCGATTTCTCCTTCAGCGGACACTCCAGGTATTCCTGAACTTCCTTCCGTCTCCTCGATCCCTCTGGGCCGGATCTGCCCACTCATCCGGCTCCGCAACTGATCGAGTTGTGGCTGGATCTGCGCGTGGAGTGCGGTTCGCCGATCCATCAGCTGCCGATCGAACTTGGACTTTCGCTGTTGAAACGCTCGCTCCATCTGCGCTTCCGCTTGCGCGGCGGCTTGTTGCTGATCCTGTTGGGTGGGGTGCTTCTGCTGTGCCGTCATGGCTTGAACGGCCTGCTGAACGACTGCTTGATTCACCGGCGGGTGCTGCACGGTCACTATGCCACCCGCACGACCACCCTGTTGCGGAGCCGTCGGCTGGGCCAGGCGTATCTGCACATTCCAGAGCACACCGGTCTGCACATCTTGCGCGGTCACGGTATAGGTGAGCAGTACCTGGCCTGCTCCCTGCTGGCTGATCGGTTGCGGGGCTGGTCCCTGTAGCGTCACGATCACCGGTGCGCCCTGGCTCTGCACCTCCACGACGACAGGCCCGGGTTGCGTCACGGCAAAGCCGAACGAGTCGGCCTCCGGTCCCTGCACGTCGAACTTCTGCGGCCACGTCGGGGATTGCGTCGTGGACCGGTCCGGTGTCCCCGGCTGGGCTGGTGCCCCCAGTTGCGTGGGCCGTTGGAACTGCGGCATCCCACGGCTCCCGACCTCGCCTGCGTCGTCGGTCGCCATTCCCTGGCCGAGCGATCGCTTCTTGTCAGGTGGGAGTGATTGATAGGCGCCGGTATCGCCGGACGGCATGGCCCGGTCTGCCTCCGCTGCGAAGGTGTCCGGCGTTTGACTGGCCAAGAGCGCGAAGACTAGGCCTGCGCTCCCGAGGAACGATATAGCTCGAATGTGACAGGTCATGAATGACTCCTTCTGTAGCTGTCCTCTTGCTTCTCTAACGTCCTACGGCACCACCAAGCCGTCGGCTACGCCCTTAGGCCCTTGAATGAGCATAGAGATCGCGTAATCAAGAGTTGGAGAACTTCCTCCCGTAAACATATTGGAGAACCAATCATCCACCCAGAACCCCACATTCATATGTGGCCGATCGGTGCCGACATGGCTTTCGACCAGATAGACACCGCCATCCGTAAACGCAGGAAATGACAGATAGACCAGAGGCGTTTGGCTCACAACCCAGCCATTCTTCAGCCGGGCATTCATAAAGATGTGGTCGTTCCCCTTCGGACCCCAGAACATGAATTGGTGCGAACGACGGACGAATGATCCTTGCCAATTGAATACGTTCACACCGTTGAACTGTTGGAGTTGCGATTCCGTCATGCGTTTGATCTGCCGGAGTTCCATCGCAGGATTGAAGCGGAAGGGGACGATGTTACTGTTGACGCTACTGGCAGCCGACTTGACGTAGACTGTCCCATTGAACGCGAGCACACCGGATGCGTCCGGCACAGACGTAAAGATCTGACCGTCGCTCCAGATCGCCGCGGCCGGCGCCACCAGATCCATTCCAGGTGCAATGATGAAATGGACCTCGCCGCCTGTGCCAAATCCGCTCCCGTTGATCATGACCGGATCGCCGGGCTGCCCTTGCGTCACATTCACTGACGCGATGACCGGATTCGACGCCACGGGGGGTAACAGGGGGGAGACTTTCAGCATCTTCTGTGGCATCTGCAGCTGCAGCGCGCGCGTGCCGATTTCGCCTTCCGTCGACAAGACGGGCTCCGCAGGCGTTCCCTCGACGCCTTCAATGCTGCGCGAGCGGACCTGCCCACCCATGCGGCCCTGCAGCTGATCGAATTGAGGTTGGATCTGTGACATCATCGACGCACGCCGATCCATCTGCTGGCGGTCGAACTGCGCCTTGTGCTGTTGGAAGGCTGCCTCCATCTTGGCGCCGGTTTGTGCCACCGCCTGCTGCTGTTCTTGCTCGGTCGGTTCTTTCCGTTGCTTTGTTCTCGATTGGATGGCCTGTTCCACGGCAGCCTGATTCACCGGCGGATACTGGATGTTGACCATGCCATTGGCTAGACCACCTTGCTGCGGCGGCGTCGGTTGGACGAGTCTGATCTGGAGCCTCCAGAGCAGGCTCTTCTGGATATCCTGCGGGGTGACGGTGTACGTCAGACGCAATGGTCCGGCACCCTGTTGACTGATCGGTTGCGGAGCCGGGCCCTGCAACGTCACGCTCACAGGTGCGCCCTGGCTTTGGACCTCGACGACCACTGGCCCTGGCTGTGTGACTGCAAAGCCGAACGAGTCGACTTCCGGACCCTTCACATCAAACTTCTGCGGATACGTTGGTAATTGCGCATTCGGCTGGCCAGGCGTGCCAGATTGTCCAGGATTGCCAGGGAGCATCGGCCGCTGCAACTGCGGCATTCCACGGCTCCCGATGTCACCGGTTTCGCCGGACGGCATGCGCGAATCGGTCTCCGCTGCGAATGTGACGGGATGGGACCAGGCGAGCAGCGCGACGAGTAGGCTCCCCGCGCCAATGATCGAAAGAGGTCGCGATTGAAGAGTCATAAGAGTCTCCTTGATGTGAAGGTGAACGTGTTGCAATTGTTCTACGTGCTCCTTTTAGGGCATGGTGTACCCGATGGTTATGAGATCTACCATCACGCTGGGGCTTTGAGGAGAGGGAACCGGTGCTTTTGCTGGAACCAATGTGAGCCTGAGAAAACGCCCCTGTCTCGCATCAACCGGGATCGCGAGATTGTTCATCCCCATCTTGCCGTACGTGCCCAACGCAAGGCAGTCGCTCTCAAGCGCAATGTCAATGAATCCCTGGCCGTTTCCGATAGAACCCTGAAACTCGGCAAGGAGGTTCTGCTTGCCGCTCCTGTCATGAACACCAATGCTGATTTCTCTGATGATCGCGCCATGCGGTAGATGCAGCTGCGTCTCTCCGATGAGTTGAGAGAGGGGAGGGTTCGCAGATTCCTGTGCGAAGACTTGGAGAACCGGAGCATTCAGTTCAACGTTTTCAGGGAACTGGGGTCTGTTCAGAGACGCTCCAGGCCTTGGTGTCATGGCATAGGTGGTGGCATCCAATGTGAATTGCGCCAGCGTGTCTGCCGTGCGCCGAATGGCATCGCTGACACGTATGGATGAGGGCATAATCGTATAATAATGCGTTGACGGAACCGGGGAGGGAACGACCGCCGCGGTAAAGACAGATTTGACGCACGATGGCAGAGCCTGTGGCACAAGCGCGGTACCAAGCTGCTTGGGAACAAGAAAAA contains:
- the tssI gene encoding type VI secretion system tip protein TssI/VgrG, producing MRDGRCLLVLLIGFCAVLPGGSHAAGNPALDTLAQGTVVQFTGKEALSEPFMFELTVAAPDKALNFSLVVGQPLTIAVLPGRTVNGMIERIEQLEAPGVQGLYRVRLVPSLNRLKYRSTSRTFYGMMATDIVKTLLTEAGVTNVESRVSNTATARELTVQYQESDFAFISRLLEDTGIHYHFEPSPNGDKVVFSDGNAGFPFLPSGKLLFSTNSTPAVSSFSRGQSLHSGHIQAGDYNWKTPTTDLTAGAQAPIFGDLTERIFPAGVESKADTQAQATIRLAARIADAQQCQGESTYPQLQAGQRMFLAGHPRADFNQEYVITAVEHQRTAKDYRNVFRCLPVQIVFRPLPVTSKPIVSGVVSGIVVGLPGETKHVDQFGRVRIRFPWRSPSHSTQTDPGDSGFVRVAQIATGVGSTAMWLPDVGDEVAIAFEHGDPSRPVIIGSLYNGKDMPPVALPANKHLSILRAQSSTGQMSEMVFDVTAGNERLVLQSGAQALTLGTSGITMAGSSVTLSSGTSFQLQAGADLVQQVGRNLVLESGKDMLLKSGQNFALTSQRNAQFTIGDDAVIVAGKSLVTQSGTLFRFVAAQTGTIQVGDGLLAIQRTGDINIQGKDIAVTSSGNLTLKSSKGLTLNGSKISQN
- a CDS encoding YkgJ family cysteine cluster protein gives rise to the protein MRDLPIVRSQEARYTRDSAFSYGCHACNHCCHDKIIHLNPYEVTRLAHNRGIGTSEFLSQYTDSAGTALKRVEDGACVFLTEDGCGVHADRPLVCRIYPLGRHVTTQGDEWFAELAPHPHTEGRYGIAGTVEEYLQAQGAQPYIDAVDRYLDLLGKMAAVLRRGLKHNTDVRTKVEQAVDRLMTDHQAPMPVWLDVDAVTTRYCAEQHLAVPTDPSIKMDVHMRAIEAWIEAVHSQPRRTP
- a CDS encoding type VI secretion system tube protein Hcp, with product MMKMIKIARLALAGFMLVLLATSVAQAAPEFYVSITGASQGPFNGEVLRKGFEGKIAGIAFDYSVVSPRDAASGQATGKRVHKPIRVKKAWGASSTQLFSALTKNEMLTTVVIDFFSVDPNGVMTLDHTIKLTNAFVASISHNSESQGTAIASLPTETVEFVFQQIELLNHRTKTAAMDSMLVP